In Akkermansia muciniphila, one DNA window encodes the following:
- a CDS encoding NAD-dependent epimerase/dehydratase family protein gives MTSFLCKNPRVILILGTGYLGKALAESLRKAGHTALTADIDPQKAIYEADVADRASMQGLAARIPSPQIIVMCASTRGGGEEAYRNLYANGTRNTLEAFPGTPLIFCSSTAVYGITDGRWITEEHNVYPSSVKNGLLIRAEQAVLAAGGTVVRLGALYGPDRCVLVSQYFTKGTALPGAMDRWLNYIHRDDAAAALHLLCTLREPPAGIYNLTDRTPMQMGEIYSYLSNLLGKPAPQPEPLPAEARRGFSNQRISCSRLLALGWEPLYPSFADGVHNVLEALEE, from the coding sequence ATGACCAGCTTTCTGTGTAAAAACCCCCGCGTCATTCTCATTCTGGGCACAGGGTATCTGGGAAAAGCCCTGGCGGAAAGTCTGCGGAAAGCGGGACATACGGCCCTGACGGCGGATATTGACCCGCAAAAAGCTATTTACGAAGCCGATGTCGCAGACCGGGCCTCCATGCAGGGGCTGGCCGCCCGCATCCCCTCCCCCCAGATCATCGTCATGTGCGCCAGCACGAGAGGAGGCGGAGAGGAAGCCTACCGCAACCTTTACGCCAATGGAACGCGGAACACGCTGGAAGCCTTTCCCGGAACGCCGCTCATCTTCTGTTCCAGCACCGCCGTCTATGGAATCACGGACGGACGCTGGATTACGGAGGAACACAACGTCTATCCCTCCTCCGTGAAAAACGGTCTGTTGATTCGGGCGGAACAGGCGGTTCTGGCGGCGGGGGGCACGGTCGTCCGGCTGGGAGCCCTGTACGGGCCGGACCGCTGCGTTCTCGTCTCCCAATACTTCACGAAGGGCACGGCCCTCCCCGGAGCCATGGACAGATGGCTCAATTACATCCACCGGGACGATGCCGCAGCCGCCCTGCACCTGCTCTGCACCCTGCGGGAACCTCCCGCCGGCATTTACAACCTGACGGACCGCACCCCCATGCAAATGGGAGAAATCTACTCCTACCTTTCCAATTTGCTGGGGAAACCCGCTCCGCAGCCTGAACCGCTCCCGGCGGAAGCGCGCCGGGGCTTCTCCAACCAGAGGATTTCCTGCTCCCGCCTTCTGGCCCTGGGCTGGGAACCGCTCTACCC
- the ispD gene encoding 2-C-methyl-D-erythritol 4-phosphate cytidylyltransferase produces MKCCAAIIVAAGSSRRAGFDKLLAPLHGVKVLERSIRAFASCREITEIVVVCPEERFHAINGADLETEIPVTRVDGGAERHESVQNGLAALLYTPEFVAVHDGARPLITAEQISRCIQTTREYGAAASAHPVTDTLKRADKERFTIPEQVERDGLWCMETPQVFQYPLLLDAYVEVTERNIQVTDEVTALQLIGHPTRLVHNHEPNPKITWPEDISRAEMLMDLKHLRNDS; encoded by the coding sequence ATGAAATGCTGCGCCGCCATCATCGTTGCGGCCGGGTCCTCCCGGCGCGCCGGATTTGACAAGCTGCTGGCCCCCCTGCACGGAGTCAAGGTGCTGGAACGCAGCATCCGCGCCTTTGCCAGCTGCCGGGAAATCACGGAAATCGTAGTCGTCTGCCCGGAAGAACGTTTTCATGCCATTAACGGCGCGGACCTGGAAACGGAAATACCCGTTACCCGTGTGGACGGAGGGGCGGAACGGCATGAATCCGTGCAGAACGGACTGGCAGCCCTGCTTTATACCCCGGAATTCGTGGCCGTGCACGATGGAGCCCGCCCGCTCATTACGGCGGAGCAAATCTCCCGCTGCATTCAAACCACCAGGGAATATGGGGCGGCAGCTTCCGCACATCCCGTAACGGATACCCTGAAGCGTGCGGACAAAGAACGCTTTACGATTCCGGAACAGGTGGAACGGGACGGCCTGTGGTGCATGGAAACCCCGCAGGTCTTCCAATATCCTCTTCTGCTGGATGCCTATGTGGAAGTCACAGAACGGAATATCCAGGTAACGGATGAAGTCACCGCCCTGCAGCTCATCGGCCATCCTACGCGCCTGGTGCATAATCATGAGCCCAATCCCAAAATCACATGGCCGGAAGACATTTCCCGCGCTGAAATGCTAATGGACCTCAAGCACCTCCGCAATGACTCATGA